CatttctaaattgttttaacattttAAGACTTTCTACCTTAAGCCATAAATATTGTAGTATTTAAATGGAAAGCTTGACTatgatattataatatttaaattttaacttttagacattataggattaaattatatttttacacatataatagtattgtttttataatgaatttttatattattttctttgaatgtaaattttattggaaataactcatttaatatatataattttatttggttgagaataaataaaattactaaaaatgaatatattaaaataacaaacGGACAAAATTTCTCTGTGGAGAACCTGATCCCCGTGAATTCCTAGCAGAAGATCCCCACGGGGACGAGGAATGAAATAGGGAGGTGGGGATGGGGATAGAGAAGCCTTCTCCGTCTCCGTCccgccccgtggacatctctaatcCAAGGTGGTCTTCACCTGAGTTATCGTCGAAGGTTGTCGGAGCTtagagttggtcgtcggagttggccATGCGAAGGTGGTAGGGAGTATGTCGTTGGAGTTGCTTATGCGAAGGTAGTCATTGGAATTAGTCACTAGAGTTGTCACCAGAGGTGGTTGGCGAAGCCCGAAGTTCATCGGTGGAGTTGGTCGTGCGAATGTGGAAGTCATAGTATGTCGTTGGAGTTTCTTTATACAAAGGTGATTGTTAGAGTTAATCACTTGAATTTTTCGTCGAATGCGGTTGCCAGAGCTCAAAGTTGGTCGCTGGAGTTGGCCACCCGAAGGTGGTCATCGGAGTATGTTGTCGAAGTGTGGTACTGGTACTCGTAGACAGTGATCGATGGGTGGAACCATTAAAAACATTGGAAGGGGGAGGATTGGGGAGAGTTGACGTGAGTTGGGGTGAATTGGTAAAATAACCAACTCAACCCCACCAACATTTAAGTTGATAGGCTAAACATTGAGTTCGTAAAAAATACACTCACGTTGGATTGCCCAAAATTCccttatttaaaattttagggacaactaaatatattaaacttatgattttcatattatttaagGATTTGTAAGATAAGTCTAACTAACGATAGAACCAGTGTGCATTTGCAAATGTAGCAATAGAAACTAGATAAACTCGATCTTACTCATTATGTAATGCACATGTAGCAATAGAAAGTAGATAGGTAAACTCGATCTTACTCATTATGTAAGACTTAAATGGCGTGATTGGCTCGAGAAATTGGAAAGAGTGGAGTTCCATACCTTGTTTATTCAAAGAGTTCATGATTCACGATTAGAGAACATGAggttgaaaaacatttttatcacattttaatgcatgatatttttaataaataatagagTGGATTgaataaatgactaaaataaaatggtaattttaaaaaatggtaaacccatttcaatttgaaaaaatggctaaacaatttaatcttttactttCTAGAAACTAAAAATGGACAAATATATCCTTATTGTCCAATCCCTACAACTATGGTGTCTTTTAAACAAATCAACCCGACCAAAAATCCcctaaaatttataaacttaagATAATATACTAATTTAACAAACTAAACAAAAGgatgtttttgaaaaaaaaaataaaaaaatacttatgGAGATTTGATGTCCATGATAGCCTCTAAACAAGTAAAGCAACTTGCTTAAAATTGGACTACACAAAGACTTTGTAACAACTGAACTTTTGTAGGTTGAGTCTTGCAaatacaagaaaaataaaatcaatcaccataaaaatactttataataacaaaattatttaatagaaaTACTATATTCGACAAAAGGATTTTTCTATTGGATAACTTAGTCTGACAATGAAAATCTCAAAGgttgaatattaaaaaataaaaaaatagtataaaGAAGACTTTAATAGATTTGAAAAAAAGATTTACCTAGATATCTAGTATTTTCACATTTAAAAATTacttaaaatcttaaaaaaaaaaaaaaaaacatttagtGCATGCAAATACTTGATATTTGCAACCCATCAAAAGCTCGAGGGTtagaataacaaaaaaaaaaaacaagagaatAGTGTAAAGAAAAActtaatagatttttttaaaaaaaaaaatgcaaataccTAGTATTTACAACGTTCCAATAAAAATCTCCAATCAATAACACATTTTATTTCTAGAGAGAGGAAAATGATATCTTTTGAAGAGCTACTGGGCCCTTAAATTTTTCCAACCCTTACGTTTGTCTACAATAAAACATTTGacaaaaatactcaataattaTGGTACTTTTTAACTTTTCCTTGACCTTACAAAACCAAAACCACTCCTACTCCATGCTCTTGAAAACGATCGACAAAATAGTATATTGATGAACAAAGGCAAGGGTTATCCACGTGTCATTGGACATTGTTCGCGCTAGCTGTTaacattatttcttttttatagaTGTTGTACATAAATTTTGACTGAAAGATTATATAGCAAAGTTTCGAAATCCTTTAGAGTTGTTAATCGTCTACATCGTCAATCTAACACCTAAGAAAAATCTCCCTAAAGAAGTTTTACCAATGGTTTTCCTAAAATCGTgggacttttttttattattatttgttaccGTGAGATGAGACCATACACATCAAGTTTTTTCAccataaatcaaattattcaaaaaaatgaCCATATATTTAATTGGCCATATTTTGACCATCTAGCACAATCTCTAAATAATAAACAATGATTTATAAGATTATTGAGCCCATAATGTATGGGCCTGGGCCTAGTCAATCTCCATTTGtgattgattttggatttttttaagatATCACTTTATCCTCTTGCAATTCTCTTCCTCACCACTTCCTGGATTCCCTCTGCAAAACCCCACAAAGCATCTCATTAACCATGCAATGGCGGATTCATCATCTCTTCACCTCCTCTCCAATGGCGGATTCATCCACCATTCTTCTCCTTCCCCTCTTTTCCCCTCTCTTCCCCGCTCCAGAACCCTCCATTTCCCCGTCCTCTCCAATTCCAGAATCGCCTTCGTCTTCCCTTCCAAACTCCCCCCTCGCAACCCCACCATTCTTCCCCTTTCGCCGCCGCTTCCCCCTCCTCCGCCTCACAACGACCACCACTCCGACTTTCAGGAGAAAATGCTCTTCCTCGACTCCATCGGCATCGACTTCCTCTCCGTCATCAAAGACCACCCTCCCGTCGCCTCCGCCTCCCTCCCCGACATCAGATCAGCCGTCGATTTCATGACCTCGATGAATTTCACCGCCCTCGAGTTCCGTCGAATCGTCGGCATGTGCCCTGAGATTCTCACCTCTCCCGCTTCCGACCTCGTCCCTATCTTCACCTTCCTCCTCCGTGAAGCTCGAGTCGACGGCTCCGATATCAAACGCGTTATCAATCGACGCCCTAGATTGCTCGCCTGTAGCGTAAAAGATCGGCTCCGTCCAACTCTCTACTTCCTACAGAGCATCGGCATATCCGAGGTACATAAACACACTTCCTTACTCTCCTGTAGTGTGGAAGAGAAACTGATTCCGAGAATCGAGTTCTTCGAAAACCTAGGGTTTTCTCGACGGGATGCTTTGATAATGTTCCGGCGATTCCCGCAGCTGTTTTGCTACAGTATAAAGGAGAATCTGGAGCCGAAGCTGAATTACTTTGTGGTGGAAATGGGGAGAGAATTGAAGGAATTGAAGGAATTTCCTCATTACTTTTCGTTTAGTTTAGAGAACAGGATCAAGCCAAGACATCAAAGCTGTGTGGAGAAGGGAGTTTGTTTTCCATTACCGGAGTTGTTGAAAACCAGTGAGATGAAATTCCGGCAGAAATTGGAGGTATGTTGTGATTCTTCAATACCCTTTAGAACTTCTCCTTTGTGGTGTACAAAATTGTGATATCCAAATTTCTCAATCAAGTATATAGAGTTCATCTCCATAGCATTCTGTTTCTGTGTTCATTTTTGTGCTTTGAATTTCAATTCTTCTCTAGTTATCTCTTTGGGTTGTTCTTAACAGTTTGATTAAAGGTCTAGTGCAAGTTTTGGGCTGATTATACCATATGAATTTATGTTCTAATCCATGTAGTGGAAGATATAGGGCCAAAATAGATATTCTAAGAACATAATATTTTAGATAGATTAAGTTCAGCCGTATAATCAACATGTGAATAGTTGAGACAGATgactctttttattttattgaggtTAAAGGTTTAAATccttgtttttgaaaattaattctatTCCCCCTCCATTTATTAGAATAATTTGCATGTTTATCAAGtctaatggttgaattcttagcaaaatttcaaaaacaaaagtaagtttttaaaagctattttttttagttttcaaattttgacttgatttttaaaactattggtaaaaaatagatgattaaaaaataaatttggaggtagaagtaaTATCtctagacttaattttcaaaaacaaaatggttactaaatagggtcttatttctttaatttagttttcatttggtcCTTATTTTCTATATGTTACATTTTTACTGATTTTCATTTGGTCTatgtttaaaatattacattgtTACTTTTGAATATAGAATTTAGTTTTCAGTTCttaaagttttaatatttttatttctattgtGAGTTTTTAACTaatgcaaattttttttagttagcGGAAATATGAGTTTGGTTTTTTTaactttgaagtttgttcaattttaatcattatactttcaattatctaattttagtttatgtattttcaataaatcttaaatttagtcttcaCGGATAGTTTGgtgttgatttttttaagaaattttttgttatctattagcatttttaccgtatattttgaaaatatattcacatatcaTATTTCCTTGCATgaaaattgttgttattatttaactaaCTTTAGGGAAAATATATCTTTgaaagactaaatttaaaatttattgaaagtacaatGACTAAAATTGTAGAATTGAGTACATGAACTAAACTGGATAAACTTTAAAAGTATAAgatcaaaatggtattttaacactaattttaatagtgatgaaaattagtgaaaactagtttaattattttaaatcaattaataaacattaacacTAAGGACTGAAGTAAGTATTTCGTGAAAAAATCATGaataaaagtgtaaattttgtTAGTTAAGGGtcaattgaaaacaaaactCAAGGATAAAAATGTAagattttgaaacttagagatcttatgaaaattgaactcaaaatttagaggtaaaaGTGTAACTCCAAAAAAATATAACACTATATTTTTTAATAGGTTTAAATAGTAATTCATTCCCAATatttttggttttggttcatttttgtaattgtacttttaaaatacaataaacaaagTTGAAGTGCATAGAACAAGTAGTATATAGACCTTTAGTTCCTATTTAGTAATAATTTGgtcttttgttttttacttt
The nucleotide sequence above comes from Benincasa hispida cultivar B227 chromosome 3, ASM972705v1, whole genome shotgun sequence. Encoded proteins:
- the LOC120074579 gene encoding transcription termination factor MTEF1, chloroplastic isoform X1, yielding MADSSSLHLLSNGGFIHHSSPSPLFPSLPRSRTLHFPVLSNSRIAFVFPSKLPPRNPTILPLSPPLPPPPPHNDHHSDFQEKMLFLDSIGIDFLSVIKDHPPVASASLPDIRSAVDFMTSMNFTALEFRRIVGMCPEILTSPASDLVPIFTFLLREARVDGSDIKRVINRRPRLLACSVKDRLRPTLYFLQSIGISEVHKHTSLLSCSVEEKLIPRIEFFENLGFSRRDALIMFRRFPQLFCYSIKENLEPKLNYFVVEMGRELKELKEFPHYFSFSLENRIKPRHQSCVEKGVCFPLPELLKTSEMKFRQKLEVILEVVSCCSK
- the LOC120074579 gene encoding transcription termination factor MTEF1, chloroplastic isoform X2, whose translation is MADSSSLHLLSNGGFIHHSSPSPLFPSLPRSRTLHFPVLSNSRIAFVFPSKLPPRNPTILPLSPPLPPPPPHNDHHSDFQEKMLFLDSIGIDFLSVIKDHPPVASASLPDIRSAVDFMTSMNFTALEFRRIVGMCPEILTSPASDLVPIFTFLLREARVDGSDIKRVINRRPRLLACSVKDRLRPTLYFLQSIGISEVHKHTSLLSCSVEEKLIPRIEFFENLGFSRRDALIMFRRFPQLFCYSIKENLEPKLNYFVVEMGRELKELKEFPHYFSFSLENRIKPRHQSCVEKGVCFPLPELLKTSEMKFRQKLEPWEWE